A single genomic interval of Saccharospirillum mangrovi harbors:
- the tatB gene encoding Sec-independent protein translocase protein TatB — MFDMGFSELLLIAIIGLVVIGPERLPGVARTLGRQVGNLRRFMRSLQTQLEQEVKLDELNRKIMAETRGQTFRNNDEPDIGGNAAASSPAQQESQPTPSGSHDESAKP, encoded by the coding sequence ATGTTCGACATGGGCTTCAGCGAGCTGTTGCTGATCGCCATCATTGGCTTGGTGGTGATCGGCCCGGAACGTTTGCCGGGCGTGGCTCGTACACTTGGCCGTCAGGTGGGTAACCTGCGCCGCTTCATGCGTTCGCTGCAAACCCAGCTCGAACAGGAAGTGAAGCTGGATGAACTGAATCGGAAGATCATGGCCGAAACCCGCGGCCAGACGTTCCGCAATAACGACGAACCCGACATCGGTGGTAACGCTGCCGCTTCGTCGCCCGCTCAGCAAGAGTCGCAACCGACTCCCTCAGGCAGTCACGATGAGTCAGCAAAACCCTAA
- the ubiB gene encoding ubiquinone biosynthesis regulatory protein kinase UbiB gives MTFLRLIRIAWVLSRYRLDTLLRYQQVPWPIRVAQWFFPLRWMIPARGNEGYRLRRALETLGPVFVKFGQILSTRRDLLPAEMATELAYLQDRVPSFSSKKARALIEEALGGNIETLFAEFDDHPLASASIAQVHSARLPNGEAVVVKVIRPGIRSGIVKDVRLMEVMAWLVNMLPDGHRLRPLDVVEDFRKTILDELDLLREASNLATFKRNFADSELLYIPWVHWEYTRRNVLVMERINGIGVSSVDELNAIGVDMKILAERGVEIFFTQVFRDSFFHADMHPGNIFVSRDNPQSPQYIGIDCGIVGSLSREDQSYLAQNLLAFFNRDYYRVAELHVESGWVPANTRVNEFEAAIRAVCEPIFEKPLAEISFGLLLVRLFQTAQRFDMHVQPQLVLLQKTLLNVEGLGRQLYPQLDLWATAKPFLEKWMRDQVGPKRLLKAIQQHGPGWLAKAPQMPDLVHDTLLNLRQIGQIEQRVQQRLADLQISQQRANRKLTRRLLATVLLLFVIWTGDPGAWLLSLSPRQWAGLGVGAFLLLWP, from the coding sequence TTGACCTTTCTGCGTCTGATCCGCATTGCCTGGGTGTTGAGCCGATACCGGCTCGACACCCTATTGCGTTACCAACAAGTGCCCTGGCCGATTCGAGTCGCACAGTGGTTTTTCCCATTGCGCTGGATGATTCCGGCGCGCGGCAACGAAGGCTATCGGCTGCGCCGGGCACTGGAAACACTCGGGCCAGTATTCGTTAAATTCGGTCAGATTCTGTCGACCCGGCGCGATCTTTTACCCGCCGAAATGGCGACTGAGCTGGCCTACTTGCAGGATCGGGTGCCGTCCTTTTCCAGCAAAAAAGCCCGCGCTTTAATTGAAGAAGCGTTGGGTGGAAACATTGAAACGCTGTTTGCCGAATTCGACGACCATCCGTTGGCGTCGGCATCGATTGCCCAAGTGCACAGCGCCCGTTTGCCGAATGGCGAAGCGGTGGTGGTCAAGGTGATTCGGCCGGGCATCCGCAGTGGCATCGTTAAAGACGTCCGCCTGATGGAAGTCATGGCCTGGCTGGTCAACATGCTGCCGGACGGCCACCGCTTGAGGCCGCTGGATGTGGTCGAGGATTTCCGCAAAACCATCCTCGATGAATTGGATCTGCTGCGCGAAGCATCAAATCTGGCGACCTTTAAACGTAATTTTGCCGACTCCGAACTGCTCTACATCCCCTGGGTTCATTGGGAATACACGCGCCGCAATGTACTGGTGATGGAGCGCATCAACGGCATTGGCGTATCGAGCGTTGACGAACTGAACGCCATTGGTGTCGACATGAAAATCCTCGCCGAACGCGGCGTGGAAATCTTTTTCACCCAGGTGTTTCGCGATTCGTTTTTCCACGCCGACATGCACCCGGGCAACATTTTCGTCAGTCGCGACAACCCACAATCGCCACAGTACATCGGCATCGATTGCGGCATCGTTGGTTCGTTATCGCGCGAAGACCAAAGTTACCTGGCGCAAAATCTGCTCGCCTTTTTTAATCGCGATTACTACCGCGTCGCCGAACTGCACGTCGAGTCTGGCTGGGTGCCGGCCAACACCCGGGTCAACGAATTCGAAGCGGCCATTCGCGCGGTGTGCGAACCGATTTTTGAAAAACCGCTGGCGGAAATTTCTTTTGGTTTATTGCTGGTGCGCCTGTTTCAAACGGCGCAACGCTTCGACATGCACGTCCAGCCGCAATTGGTGCTGTTGCAAAAGACGCTGCTCAACGTCGAAGGCCTGGGCCGGCAGCTGTATCCGCAGTTGGATTTGTGGGCGACGGCCAAGCCGTTCCTGGAAAAATGGATGCGCGATCAGGTCGGTCCCAAGCGGTTGCTGAAAGCCATTCAACAGCACGGGCCAGGTTGGTTGGCAAAGGCACCGCAAATGCCGGATCTGGTGCACGATACCCTGTTGAATTTGCGTCAGATCGGCCAGATTGAACAGCGTGTGCAACAGCGGCTGGCGGATTTACAGATCAGCCAGCAACGCGCCAACCGCAAGCTGACACGCCGTCTGCTGGCGACAGTTTTGTTACTCTTTGTCATCTGGACCGGCGATCCGGGTGCCTGGCTACTCAGCCTGTCGCCCCGGCAGTGGGCCGGTTTAGGCGTCGGCGCGTTCTTGCTGCTGTGGCCCTAA
- the tatA gene encoding twin-arginine translocase TatA/TatE family subunit produces the protein MGFGGISIWQLLIVLAIVVLIFGTKRLKGLGGDVGGAIKSFKSAMNEDDKTDDTKGLEEKSKDAQFSETASAEAKQDSDKSAH, from the coding sequence ATGGGTTTTGGTGGAATTTCCATTTGGCAATTACTGATCGTGTTGGCCATCGTTGTGCTGATTTTCGGCACTAAACGCCTGAAAGGTTTGGGTGGCGATGTCGGTGGTGCCATTAAGTCGTTCAAATCTGCAATGAATGAAGACGACAAAACCGACGACACCAAAGGTCTGGAAGAGAAATCCAAGGACGCCCAGTTCTCGGAAACCGCTTCCGCCGAAGCCAAACAGGATAGCGACAAGAGCGCTCACTGA
- a CDS encoding phosphoribosyl-ATP diphosphatase, with protein sequence MDVLQQLAATLEARKNATADESYVASLYAKGLDKILEKVGEEAVETILAAKNVKAGSDPADRVISETADLWFHSLVMLADLGLGPDAVLDELSRRFGLSGHDEKAARSD encoded by the coding sequence ATGGATGTTTTGCAACAATTGGCCGCTACGCTGGAAGCGCGCAAGAACGCTACGGCGGATGAATCCTACGTGGCTTCGTTATACGCTAAGGGCCTGGACAAGATCCTCGAAAAGGTCGGCGAAGAAGCCGTCGAGACCATCCTCGCCGCCAAGAACGTCAAGGCGGGCAGCGATCCGGCAGACCGAGTCATCAGTGAAACCGCCGACCTGTGGTTTCACAGTCTGGTGATGCTGGCCGATTTGGGATTGGGCCCAGACGCTGTTCTGGACGAATTGAGTCGCCGCTTTGGCCTGTCCGGCCACGACGAAAAAGCCGCCCGTTCCGATTAA
- the tatC gene encoding twin-arginine translocase subunit TatC has product MSQQNPNDSAMPLVAHLKELRDRMIRSLLVVFVVFLGLYFLAGDLYMILVRPLQVLLPEGGQLIATGVASPFFVPLKLTIVLAIFIAVPYLLHQIWGFIAPALYKHERMVAVPLFISSVFLFYAGVAFVYFVVLPLVFGFFTSVGPQDINLMPDIGNVLDFCLKLFFAFGVAFEIPIATFLLVRAGLASVESLSKKRPYVFVGCFVIGMLVTPPDVISQSILAVPMWLLFELGLLFSRFIPKKQDALAEAD; this is encoded by the coding sequence ATGAGTCAGCAAAACCCTAACGATTCCGCCATGCCGCTGGTGGCGCATTTAAAAGAATTGCGCGACCGCATGATCCGTTCGTTGCTGGTGGTGTTTGTCGTCTTTCTGGGGCTGTATTTCCTGGCGGGCGATCTGTACATGATTCTGGTCCGGCCGCTGCAAGTTCTGTTGCCCGAAGGTGGGCAACTCATCGCTACCGGCGTTGCTTCGCCGTTTTTCGTGCCGTTGAAATTGACCATCGTGCTGGCGATTTTCATCGCCGTGCCGTATTTGCTGCATCAGATCTGGGGCTTTATTGCACCGGCCTTGTACAAGCACGAACGCATGGTGGCGGTGCCGTTGTTTATCTCCAGTGTCTTCCTGTTTTACGCCGGCGTGGCCTTTGTTTATTTCGTCGTGTTGCCGCTGGTGTTTGGCTTCTTTACTTCCGTCGGGCCGCAAGACATCAACCTGATGCCGGACATCGGCAACGTGCTCGATTTCTGTCTGAAATTATTCTTCGCCTTTGGCGTGGCCTTCGAAATTCCCATCGCGACTTTTTTGCTGGTGCGGGCGGGCTTGGCCTCGGTGGAATCACTCAGCAAGAAGCGGCCGTATGTCTTCGTTGGCTGCTTTGTGATTGGCATGCTGGTGACACCGCCGGACGTGATTTCTCAATCCATTCTGGCGGTGCCGATGTGGCTGCTGTTTGAGTTGGGATTGCTGTTCAGTCGCTTCATTCCCAAAAAGCAGGACGCTTTGGCCGAAGCGGACTGA